The DNA window TCGGCCACGTCATCCACTTTGATCCCCATCCCGAAGTCATAATGCGCCAGCGCGAGGCTCTGCCCGTGGTCTGCCAGTTTGCGCAGCATTGGTTCGGCTTCGCCTTGCAGGAAGTCCTTCTCCGGCGGTACGCAGGATGGATGGCATTGCAGCACCCGATCCATCACCCAGATGCGGCGACCTGGCAGGATCTCGCGCAGGTGATCATATGTGCGGCCATTGCCCAGCCCCATGTCCAGCACATCGCCGTCCAGTTCAGCAATCGTTTCGGCTGCCCAGTTCAGCCCATCCCTCTGGGCGGTGAAGCGGCGCAGCATCGAATCCAGTCGGCTCATCAGGTGGGGTCCTCTTGCAGGGTTTCGGCCATGGTCCAGACGCGGGTGGGGCCGTCCATCAGGCGGAGCAGCACCTCGTGGCTGAACCGCCAGATGTCTTCATCATGAACCAGATGGTGGGTCAACAGCCCATAGGGTTCGGTATTGTCCGCATGCCCTTTGCGACGGTCCTGCAGGTGTTGAACCAATAGCGCAACGAGCTGTTCGGGGGGCCGCAGACTGCGGGTGCCCCGCCAATCTATAGGGTCCAGGTGGGTGTTGATTTCCCACATCCCGGCTGCGGCCAAGGTGGTCTTGCGCGGTGTGGCGGTCGAGAGCACGCGAAACCCAAGCGCAGGCATCTTTGCAACCACGGCCTTGTCGATCCGGTTCCACGGCGGCACAAACATCGGTTGTAGACTTGCCCCAAACAGCTCTTGCAGACGGGCGAAACCTCGGCCTGCTTCTTCTACCATCTCATTGAGAGGGCGGTGCGCGCGAAACTCGGCCTTCTTTTCGGAAACAGGTGCGTGGTTCGCATGTGCCCAGCCGTGCACCACGGGGATCAATTGGGCGTCCGGGTCCATGCGTGCAGCCAGCCCTTCGGTGGCATGAGCCGGGATCACCGCCAAGTGCACGGGAATACCGACGTCAGCCGAAATTTCACTGAGCTGATCCAGCGCCGCAGTCGGCTCAACCGCATCGTCATCGCGCCACCAAAGCGGCAGGGAAAGGCCCGTGGCCCGCCAAAGGGCAAGTTCCCTGTCCAACACTGACCAATCCGCTATCACCTGCGAGCCCCCTGTTGTGACACAACGCTTCTCACGGTTTCGGCAGCCCCATCAAAATCCGCCGCTTGAACGGTGCGGGGTCCTGCAGCCAGAACTTTTTCAACCGCCTGCGCCAACTGCATACTGTTTAGATTTGCACTGCATAGCACGTGAATTCCGGGCAGTGCTTCCAGGCTCTTTGCCCGTAGCGTCTGTTCAACTTCCTGCCCATCATCAAACGGGATCAGAACCGCAGGTGTGCCCGCTTGCAACAGGTCCAGAGCGGTGTTGTAGCCGCACATGCTGACCGAGGCAGCGGCGTGATGCAGCATGTGCCGAAAATCGGGGCGGGCGGGTTCCAGCGTGATGTTCTCTGTTGGCGCGCCTTGCATCAATTCTGCAATCTGGGCAGGTGCTTCCGAACCACCCACCAACAGGCGCCAGCGCCGGTTGGTGATCTTTCGAGCGGCCTCGATGGAAGCGCGAAAGATTGGTGCGCCAACGGATCCACCACCTGCACTGACAAGGATCTCCCCATCGCCCAAGCGATCACGATGTGGACCCGCTGCTAGAGGCGCCACGTAACCTGTGTAGATTAGCTTGTTGGCCAATGCTTCAGAAACAGGCCAGCTTGTCTCTAGCGGGGTGGTGCTAGGGTCCGAATGAACCAGAACCGCATCGTAGAATTCTGCGAGGATGGCTTCGGTCTTTTCGACCTTTCGGGCGTTTGACGGCGGAGCCAGAATGTCCCTGATCGAGCAGTAGGTTTGCGGCGGATTGGGCATCGCGCGCGCTGCTTCCAGCAAAGCCAGAAACTCGTGCTGCAATACCCGACGTCCGAACGGAAAAAGTTCCGTGATCAGCGCATCAGGTTGCACCTCGCGCAGGATATCGACCATCGAATTGGACCGCGCTGCCAAATACGTGTCATCCGCAACCTCACCATCGTCGGTCAGCAGCCGGGTGAAGTTTGTTCCATCCGACCGGAGCGGAGGAAGCGTGCGCAGATCAATCCCGTTGCTGTCCAGCTGCGGCACGGCAAAGCCGCCCGAGATCAATACAACCTCATGACCCTCGAGGGCAAATGCACGACCCAAAGTCAGGGCGCGGCTCAGATGGCCGCTACCCAGCAGATGGGTGACAGCGATCAAGACCTTCATGCGTGGCTCTCTCGGATCAGACGAACAGGCTCGGCCTCAGGCGCAAAGGTATCCAGGTCGACAACAAACAACCGGTTGCGCTTGATCTTGAACGGGGCCTCGCCGTCAAAATCCCAGCCGTGCGCCTTGGCCAGGATCACCCGCATGATCCCGATGTGACACACGGCGATGGTGTCCGTGTGGCGGGACTGAACCCAAGGTTCCACCCGATCCCACAATTCGCGCGGGCTTTCACCGCCGGGCGCACGATAGTCCCATCCCCAATCCTCGATATGGCGAAACCCGCTGCCCTCTTGTGCCAGCAGATCGACACCACGCTTGCCTTCCCAATCGCCCCAATTCATTTCGGTCAGTTCGGGCGCCGTTAGCGGTACGCGATTGGCCACGATTGCGGCAGTTTCACGAGCGCGGTGCAAGGGGCTCGACCACAGTTCGGCCCGGATCCACTCGGGCGGCAGGCTGAATTGCGACAGATCACGGCGCGCTTCATCATCCAGGGGAATGTCGCTGCGCCCCTGAATTTGGCCGGCACGGTTCCAAGAGGTATGGCCATGGCGAAGAAGAGCAAGACGGGTCATCGGGAACCTTTCAAATGCGGGGCAACGGCAGACCAGAACCGCGCGGTTGCGGCAGGCCTGAGGTGGGTGTTTGCGATCATCTCGCGGGCGTTGGCACCCCATGTTGCGCGATGGCCGGGATCGTGCAAGAGCGACATGACCAGAGACGCCAGCGCCTTTGTCCCGACTTCGGTTGCAGGGTACCCATCGCCCAACAGCACATCCCGTACGCCCGGGCGGTCCTGTGCCACCACAGGCAGGCCATGCGCTTGCGCCTCCAGGTAAACCATCCCGAAGGCCTCATTCACGCCTGGCCACAGGAACAGGGACGCCGCGCGATAGGTTTTGTCCAGCGCAGCGCGATCCAACTGCCCCAGAAACCGCACGCGCGATCCATAGGGGGCCATCAAGGCTTCGACCTGTGCTCGGGCGGGGCCGTCGCCTGCGATGTCCAGCTGCCAATCGCCTGTCAGATGTGCAAGCGTTTCGGCGATGATCTCATACGAACGCAGTTTGTCGCCTTCGCGCATCATGCCGGTTGCCAGCATTGGACCCGACAGGGTACTGGCCTCGGGCAGACGAACAGCGGGCAGAAACGGCGGGAAATGCACGAGGGTTTGCGTGCCTGCGCGCTCGCGTTCAAGGGTGATCAGGTCGTTGGCCGTCAAGTAGAATATCACCCGAGCCGCGTCGCAGGCATCATGGGCGGCTTGCGCAAACCCAGACCAGGGGCCGGTCAATCGGCTGTAGGCCCGGGTGCTTTCGATCTGGACGTATGGGATATCCAACGCCGCACAGACGCGGGGCCCGATCAGATCGGGGGCCTTGTAATAGTTGTGGTAGGTGACCCACAGTTCGGTGTCTCGGGGCAGGTCGCGGATCAGGCGGTCAACTTCGGCCTCCGCTTGCTGGCGCAAATCGGCCTGTCGCGCTTCGTCACCGGCCTTGTCATAGATCTTGAGCTCTGAGACCAAATCGACGTCTACGCCGTCGCGTTGACCAATCGCCTGCATCAGGTTGCGCGCCATTTCGCGGTCCCCAGAAGGCACCACGCTGTGGGGCGACTTCATGGGGGCGTAGAATGCGACGCAAGTCATGAGATCATCCGCCCCGCGTCAACTGCGTCAATTGCGTCAACCGGGCGGACAAGCGTGCGATCCCGGGGGCCATCCCGAACTCTCCAACCAGCCGGTCATACGCAGCCGCTGCGTAGGCCTGAGTGCGTGCAGGCTCGGCCGACAATTCACAAATGGCAGAGGCCAATCTGGCCGGATCATCTTCGACCAGCAGGCCATGTGTGCCACTTTCGATGAATTCGGGGATTGCCGACACGGGCGTCGACAGGATCGGCAACATTTGCGAAGCCGCCTCCATCAGCACATTTGGCAAGCCATCGCGATCGCCGTCTTCGGCAATGCGGCTCGGTAGCACGAACAGATCAGCCGCACGCATCGCCTCGATCACCTCGGGTTGGTCACACGCACCGCGCCATGTGATGCGGTTTGCAACACCGGCGTCTTCGGCTTGCGCTGAAAGGGTATCTTTCAAACTGCCACCACCGATGTGGGTCCAATGCCAATCCAGATCTGCAGGCAACCCAGCAAAGGCCGCAATCAGGCGGTCAAAACCCTTCTTTTCGACCAGACGACCAACCGACATCATGTGAAACGGACTGGCCGAGTCGCGCAGCGCGCGCTTTGGGGGGGCGGGAAAACGGGTCAGGTCGAGGCCATGATAGACAAGGTCAACCCGTGCTGCGTCATCGGCCATCTCGCGCAGGTGCTCGGCACCAAAGGCAGTGCACGTCGCGCCAAAGACTGCACCATGCGTGTCTGCACTCAGCTTTTCGCGTTTTTCCCATTCGTCCGACGTCCAGATATCTTTGGCATGGGCCGAAAAGCTCCACGGCAGGCCGCGCATGATCGCCGCGTAGCGCGCGACAGAGGACGGTGTGTGCATGAAGTGCGCATAAAGCCCCTTTGTGCCTTCAGGCAGTTCGGTGGCCAGGACGCAGGCCTGTCCAAAACGCCGGATGCGGTTGTGGGTCAGGTCGCGTGCAAGATCGGCACGCCAGACGCGATAGGCCTCGGCATAGCCCGGTAGGGCCTTTGCCGCCGCGCGGGCGCGCCAGACCCGTTCCGGATCTTCATACAGGTATTCTGGCAAGTACCGCACCCGCGCCTTGATGCGGTCGTGCAGCGGGTGGCGCTTTTTGTCAGTGGGATAGCGCAGCGACCAGATGTCAAAGTCGTGGCCGCTGTCTTCGAGTGCAGCCAGTTCCTGTGCGATGAATGTCTCGGACAGGCGCGGCCAGCCTTTGACCACGATCGCCAGTGGCGGATTTTGGGACGTCATTGAGCGGCTTGTTCCGTCTTGTTGGTCAGCAGTGCGTTCACTCGATGAGTGACATAATCCAGCCCGTCGAGCAGCCCAGATGAGATGGCTTGCGAAGGTTTAGGCTGTGTCGACAGGCCGCGAATGGCCTGGATCATCGCATCAGGCGTCAACCCGTCGCGGGTTTCATCAAGCATGCGTACCAAACCTAGGTCTTCGGCGCGGGAGGCGCGCAACCACTGTTCCAGTCGCGGCGTGGTGCGCGGCACGATGACAGCGGGTTTGTCAAAAGACAGCACTTCGCAAAAGGTGTTGTACCCGCCCATGCAGATCACACCCTGAGCCCCTTTGAACAGAGTTTCGATTTGCGATTCAAAGCCCACTGCCGTGACACGTCCATCAAGGGCTTCGACCCGGGTTTCAAATTCGTCACGCAGCTCGCCCGATAGAAACGGGCCATATACCAGAACTGCACGCGGCGTGAGGGTGGGGTCTTTTTCATAGGCGGTTAGCACAAGGTTAACCATGGCCTTGCCGTCGCCACCCCCGCCAGGGGTGATCAGTACATAAGGCTGCTCAGGCGGCTTGCCGTCGGCACTTGCTTCGCGACGCAAATAGCCGGTCCAATGCATACGGGCCTGCACTTCCGCAGACAGTGGCAATCCGGCTGTGGGGTCATAGACCGACCGCAAGCCATACACCCAGATTTCGTGATAAAATCTTTCGGTTGCAGTCACTGCATCCTTGCGGTCCCATTCAGCCGCCAAAACCTCGGGTTCGTCCAAAACATCGCGCAGACCAAGAACCAGCTTGGTCTTTCCTTCGTTTTGCAGCGTTTCAAGGGTCGGGAGCAATTCGCCACGAAACCCGGTGGGCTCTTTGTCGACGATCAGTACGTCGGGTTCGTATTGTCTGGCCGTGGTGCAGATCAATCCGGACCGCAGGTCGGTGACCTCTTCAATACCCATGCCAATCGTTTGCGAGGCATACGAACCATCGCTGCGTTTGGTGACACCAGGCAACCTTACGTGATCTACCCGTCTTGGGAACGTGAAGCGGCCCGCAACCGGAGAGCCCGTCAGAATCAGAGCCGAAGCCTCTGGATCAGCGGCTGTAATTGCCGCGGCCAATGCGCGTGATCGGCGCAGGTGACCCAGCCCGAAGGTGTCATGGCTGTACAGCATGATACGAGGCGCACGGCGCGCGCCCCTGTGTACCGTCTTGGTTGCGTCTCCACCCATATTCACGTCTTCGACCTCGGTTTTGCGCCGGACAAAGTGTTTGTTTTGAAGGCACCGTAACCAATTGTACGGTGAAATCCAAAGCCTCCAGTATCGGCAGGCGACAATTGGTCAATAGCCAATTGCGCGGGTGCCACATCATCTGCTTCGTCGGCTGGTTGAACGTGCGCCTTGATGCAGGTCAAGCCATGTACGCTCGCGCAGATTTCCGCAACTTTGTCGCATAAAGACAACCGAGAAAAGCCAGATACAGGTGGCGCCCAATTGATCCAGTTGTCCAAGGCGCGTACCGTCATGCCCAAGTCCCGTTGGCAGCCGATCCATGTCGGCAATTTTTCTGCGTGCAGACGTGGCTTGCTTCCAAAACCTGTCCAATCCTTCGTTCTGTCCTAGTATTTGACCTGATCAGGATTGGAAACAGGATTTTGCCAAAGGAAAGGGCAGTTGCATCGGTTCAAGGAGTGTTTCTGTCCATGTCATTATCGTGTCACCAAGTCATTTGAATAACATGCACCCGTCAGATAGGTTCCCTGCCAGGTTCAGTTAACCAAAGAAAGACCTCCATGCTGACCATTGTCCTTCGCATTCTCGCAATGCTGGCGCTGACCATTGCGGTGTCCACGACGGCCGCGCAGGCGCAACTGTCACTCTACTCTGGCGCGTCCGGTTCCAGCAGCAGTGAAACTGCGGCGGACAGCGAACTGGCAAATGCAATCCGCGAGGCGACCGAGGCGGGCGCCAGCGTGATCGTCATCGACAGTTCGGGTAACCTTGCCACGACAGGTCAAACATCGGGATCAAGCGGTGAACCTGACAAGGCCGACCCGATGGGAGAGGCCTCGCAATTGATGCAGGCGCAATCGCAGTGGGCCGAGTTCCGAAAAGCCTTGGAATCAAGGTTGGCAGCTTTGCCGTATTCGATTTTCGAGGTCCAATATATCTTGCGCCAAACCAGCCCGGATGGTCAGATCAGCACCTATTTGTGGGTGCTGGCCATTAACATTGGCCTTCTTCTGATTGGTCGATGGCTTTCAGTCGAAATCTACGGCAAGCGTGTCGCGCGCAAATACGTGGTGTCTCGGATCAAGGAAAACCCGGTTGGTTATCGGGACAAGATGCCGTTCTTGGTATTCCGTTTTGTCATGGGCATCGGCGGCACATTGTTTGCCATGCTCTTTGCCACAATCATCGGGTTGCTGATTTTTGGCGAATCCGAGGACATCTCGATCCAATTCACCGTCACGGCGATCTTTACGGCCTATTTCCTGTCGCGCACGGTGTCCGATCTGTGGCGGATGGTCTTGTCGCCATTTCTGAGCCAGTACCGCATTCCGCCGTTTTCGGACAGAGATGCAAAACGGCTCTACATCTGGGCGTCGGTGTTGGCGACCTATGACATTTCGACGGTTCTTTTTGCCACGTGGGTGGCGGACTTTGGCTTGAACTACAACGTCTATGCCATGGTCTATGGCGTGCTGACGGCTGCTGGGGCGGCGTTCAACGTGCTTATGATCCTGTTCAATGCGCGTGCGATTACCGAAGCTATCCGCGCAGGTCGCAGCAAAGAGCAGGTCTCGTGGATCCTCTGGGCGATCTCAATCGCCTGGGCTCCGGTCCTGATCCTTTACATTGCCTTCAGCTGGTTCGAACTGGCGCTGGATCTGGTTCTTGAGAACCCTGTGCCGATCCCGCTGATTGCTGGAACCTATGGCATCTTCATGTCCGTGGTCGTGGCCTATGGCGCGATGAACTACTTGCTTGAGCGTTACTTTGATCGTTCGCGCAAGGTGCAGGAGATCAACGCTGAGCTGGCCGAGGCTGAAGCGAGCGAAGAGCCCCAAGTTGCGCCGCCGATAGAATTGGCGCATTCGATTTCGACCTATGAGGATCTGGCACGCCGGGTTGCAGGAATTCTGGCCTTTGTCGTTGGGGCCTATGCACTTCTGGTGATCTGGAACCCGGATGCAGATTGGACTCAGGATCTGCCGATGGAACGGTTCCTGGACGTGATGATGATCCTGTTCATCGGCTACGTCGTCTTCCACTTTTTCCGTATCTGGATCGACAGCAAGATCGCCGAAGAGGGCGGAGACATGGAAGAAGGCGAACTGGGCGACGAGGGCGGCGGTTCATCCGCCAGCCGCTTGGCGACCCTGTTGCCCCTGTTCCGGGGCGCGATCCTGGCCGTTGTTGTCGTGTCGATCGTTCTGATTGTGCTGCTGGAAATCGGCATCAACGTGAGCCCGCTGTTTGCGGGTGCCGGTGTTGTTGGTCTGGCGGTGGGTTTCGGCTCGCAAACGTTGGTGCGGGACATCTTCTCGGGCGCGTTTTTCTTGCTGGACGACGCGTTCCGCAAGGGGGAATACATCGACATTGGCGATGTGAAGGGCACGGTCGAAAAGATCTCGGTCCGGTCATTCCAGTTGCGCCACCATCTGGGTGCGCTCAACACCATTCCCTTTGGCGAGATCAAGGTTCTCACGAACTACTCGCGTGACTGGGTGATCATGAAGCTGCCCCTGCGGGTGACCTATGACACAGACGTGGAAAAGGTGCGCAAACTGATCAAGAACCTCGGGAAAGAACTGCTGACCGATCCGGTGATTGGCGACAACTTCATCCAGCCGCTCAAATCGCAGGGCGTGATCGAAATGCAGGATTCCGCGATGATCATCCGGGTCAAGTTCATGACCAAACCGGGCGATCAGTGGCTGGTGCGCAAGCGTGTGTATCAAGACATTCGCGAACTGTTCGCCCGCGAAGGCGTCAAGTTTGCGCACCGCGAGGTCACGGTGCGTCTGGCGGACGAGAAAGAAGCGGGCGATCTGACCCCCAAACAGCGCGAGGCCGTGACAGGCGCCGTTCAAGCGGCCATCGACGAGGATTACCTTGACGATATCGGCCCGGGTGGCGGCGATCGGGATTAAAGCTCGGGGGCGCTCCCGCCCCCTCGGCGCCTTTCTGACGAAAGACACCTCGGGGTTGGGCCCGGCGCCTCGCCTCCGGCTCGGCGCGGTTGCGTTGCCTGGCGGATGGAGCGCACCATCCGCGCCGGGGTAAGCCGTCCTCGTTCGCTTGTCAGAAACAACCCGAGAGAGATGCGCAGCGACGGGGGCAGAGCCCTCATCCCCGCCTATTGCTGATAGGGATCGAGGCTGTCGCGCAGACCATCACCCAGGAAGTTGAACGCCAGCACCACGATGATGATCGGGATCATCGGGATAGCGGTCCATGGATAGATCTCGATTGAGGCCAGGTTTTGCGCATCGTTCAGCATCACGCCCCAGCTGACCGCCGGTGCCCGCAAGCCCAAACCCAGGAAGCTGAGTGCCGTTTCACCCAGGATCATCGCCGGAATCGACAGCGTGGCGCTGGCGATCAGGTGGCTCATGAAGTTGGGCAGCAGGTGCTTGCGGATCACCCGACCCGAGCTTGCACCCATCATTTCCGCTGCGCGTACGTATTCCTCTTCACGCAACGACAGGAACTTAGCGCGGACCGCACGGGCGAGGCCCGGCCAGTCCAGGATGCCGAGGATGATCGAGATGATGAAGAAGACGGCCACCGGCCCCCAGTTCGACGGCACGGCCGCCGACAAAGCCAGCCAAAGCGGCAGTTCGGGCAGGGATCGCAGGATCTCGATCACGCGATTGATGACCCAGTCGATGCGACCGCCAAAGTAGCCCGCAATCGAGCCAAGCAGGATGCCCAGAAAGAAGGACACAGATATGCCGATCAGGCCAACGGTGAGCGAGAGTTGCGCGCCATAAAGGATGCGGCTGAACACATCGCGTCCCAAACGGTCGGATCCCCACAGGAACAATGTGGCCCCGTCAGGGGCGCAGAACAGATGCGTGTCGCTGGGGATGAAACCGGCCAAGCTGTACTCGGCGCCTTCGCAAAAGAACTCGAGCGGTACCGGCGTCGTGGTGTCTGGCTTGAACACCCACTGGAACGTTTCCAGGTCTGCCTCTGCCGTGATGGGGTAGACAAAGGGACCCAGGAATTCGCCCTCGTGCACCCAATGCACGGCCTGTGGCGGAGCATAAAGGTGATCCGAGTTCCGCTCATTCGCTCCATAGGGCGCGATGAAACCGGCAAAGGGCAGCATCAAATAGCAAAACAGCAGAAAGATGCCCGAGATCAAGCCCAGCTTGTGGGTCTTGAACTTGCGCCAGATAAGCACCCAATTGGGCGCGTCCAGATCGCGGCGTTCCAGCTGTTGGATCGAAACCTGCGGGTCGTATGGCGCGTCGTCGACGTAGCGCCCGTCTGGAAGTTTGGTCATGACTCGCGCCCCTCGTACCTGATGCGCGGGTCAAGCATGACCAGCAGGATGTCTGATATCATGGTGCCTATGAGCGTAAGCAAGGCCACAAACATCAGGATGAATGCTGAAAGGAATTGATCCTGTGTCTTGAGCGCAGTCAGCAGGGCCGGACCAATGGTTTGCAGACCCATCACAACCGAGACCAGAACCGAACCCGAAACCATCGAGGGCAGCAGGTTTCCGATGTCGGCCACAAAGGGGTTGAAGGCCACGCGCAGCGGGTACTTTGTCAGCATCCGGCTGGGGGCCATGCCTTTGGCAATCGCCGTTTCCACGTAGGGTTTTCCCAACTCGTCGAGCATATTGGCACGCAGGCGTTGCATCATGGCCGATGCACCAGCTGTGCCGATCACGATGGTGGGCACGATCAGGTGAACCATGATCGACTTGATTTTCTCCCAATTCAGCGGCTGCCCTTCGAACGAGGGATCCATCAAGCCACCGATGGGAATGTTCAGGTACTTGCGACCGTAATAATACAGGATCAACGCCAGCAGGAAGTTCGGCGTGGCCAGACCCAGATAGCCGACAAAGGCTGAGGTATAGTCGATCCATGTGCGCGACTTGGCGGCGGCGATCACACCCAGGGGCAGGGCCAAGGCATAGACGAACACGATGGCGGCCATGTTGACCAGAACCGTCAGCCACAGGCTGTCACCGACGATCTCGCGCACGGGACGGTCGAATTCGAACGACCAGCCAAAGTTGCCCTGGATCAGGCCAGAGAAGCCATGCGGGCCGGGCATGAAGCCCATCCAGATCATGTATTGCTCCCACAGAGCGCGGTCCAAAGCGTATTCCTTGCGCAGGAATTCGGCCTTGGCGACGCCCGCGGATTGGCCCGAGGCCTTGAGCTCGGCGATCTGGTTCGACAGGTAATCACCGGGGGGCAGGTTGATGATCACGAACACCAGCACCGACACCACCAGCAGGGTCAGCAGCATGGTGCCAAAGCGATAAATTGCGTAGCGCAGGATGCTCATTCAGCTTGTCCCGTCACTCGGCCATGAAAAATTCATCGGGGCGGTGAACGCCGAAATGTGCACCAGGGTCCCAGGCCCAAAGGCCCTTCTTGGGCACATTGCGCATCCGGTTCGACACGACGATGGGTTGCGGGGCTTCGGCCAGAATGCCAATGCCATAGAGCTGTTCCGAGTGGATATCCAGCATCTCGCTCCAGGCGGCTGCGCGTTGTTCATCTGTATCGGCGCGGTCCCAATTCAAGGCCAACTCCATCAGGCGCTGCGCCTCGGGCATGTCGGGCGCTTCGCCGACGTCACCGTTGGTTTGGTAATGCTGACCCCATTTGGGCCAGGCCAAGAACTCCTGATGGCGGGGCGCGAGATAATCGGGCGAGGTATAGGTCTGCGGGATACCATTGTCCCAGCCAAACCAGACCGAGGCCATGGTGCTGCCGGCATAAACCCGGTTGCGCAGGATATCGCGATCCAGCGGGCGCATGACCAGTTTGACGCCGATCTCGCGCCAGGTATCGGTCACGATCTGCAACGCGTTTTCAACCTCTTGCCGCTCACCTGCGGTCTCAATCACGATCTCCATGGGGCGGCCATCTGGCAGCATTCGGATGCCGTTGCCATCGCGTTTGTTCAATCCGGCCTCATCCAGCAGAGCATTGGCGGTTTCGGGGTCAAACGCAGCCCAGGCATCGCGGCGTTCCTGTTTGAAGAACGGCGAGGCGGGCAGCACGGTCATCGACCCGGGCTTGGCCAGCTTGAAATAGAGCGCCTGATTGATGGTTTTGCGGTCGATGCCAAGTGACAGCGCCCGACGCACGCGCACATCACGCATGATTTCACGCCAGACCGGATCGGCGTAGTTCAGGTTGGGATAGATCGCGATCTGCGAGGCCACGCCGGTTTGCCACAGGTTGGTCTTGTAATTCCCGTCAGCTTCGCCCTTTTTCAGGATCGACGTGTCGCGAAAGTCCAGCCCGCGCCCCTGCAGGTCAACCTCGCCCGCGTTGGATTTGGCGGCGACCAGACCGGGGGCCACGATCTCCATTTCAACGATGTCGATATAGGGCAGTTGCACGCCGTTGCTGTCGATGCGGTGGTAATAGGGGTTGCGGACAAAGTTGTGGCGGATCTTCTTGCCGGCGCTGGCGTTGATCCAAGGTTGCAAGGTGGGCAGTTCGGAATTGTCGAACTTGTACATGTTGTCGCGCTTGTTGTGCAGCGCGGCCCAGCTTTTGACACGGGCCTCTTCGACTTTGACCGCCAGTTGCTCGGGTTCGGCGAAATCGCCGTGGTAGTCCTTCAGGAAATGCGCCGGGCGGTAGATGAACGGCGGGCGCGCCTGAGCGAGCGATTGCAGGAAGTTGGGGTTGGGATGCTCCCATTCATACACAACGGTCAACTCGTCGGGGAACGAGACCTTGGGCAACTCACCCTCGATACGCAGGAAATCAAGCGGGCCGGCGGGGCTGAGCAGCGGGTTGTTGGCGACGTCTTCCCACCAGTATCTGAAATCGTCCGAGGTGAACGGCGCGCCATCCGACCATTTGTGACCCGGTCGCAGGCGCAAGGTGAACTTGCGGTTGTTTTCATTCTCAAAGGACGCCAGCAGGTCTGGCACCAGCTCGTAATTTTCGTTGTAGCCGACCAGACGGGCATAGCCGTACACGACCATCTGCCGAATATCTTTGGACCGGGTCACCATGGTCGACAGCGTGCCGCCTTGCAGGCCGAACTCGCGGCCTTTGGCCTCGAGATCGACAATGATCGGCTCGTCCGGGATGCGTTCGTTGACCGGGGGCAGGTCGCCGGCTTCAACTTCGGCCTGCCAGAAAGTGCTTTCCTGCAGCGGCGGGATCGGGTTCGCTCCGGCGGGCATCAGGCTGGCGATCACCAGCGATGCGGCAAGAAACAGAGAGCGGCGGTTTGGTTCAAACATGACAGCGTACCTTATGGCCGGGTTCCAGCTCTACCAATGAAGGTACCATGGTGTCTGTGAAACGGAAGGCTTCGGCCCATTTTTCAGGAGAGCCGGCGCCTTGGGCGACCAGTTTGAGGTTGATGGGGCGTTCGATATCCGGCTCGGGT is part of the Falsiruegeria litorea R37 genome and encodes:
- a CDS encoding glycosyltransferase family protein, whose amino-acid sequence is MGGDATKTVHRGARRAPRIMLYSHDTFGLGHLRRSRALAAAITAADPEASALILTGSPVAGRFTFPRRVDHVRLPGVTKRSDGSYASQTIGMGIEEVTDLRSGLICTTARQYEPDVLIVDKEPTGFRGELLPTLETLQNEGKTKLVLGLRDVLDEPEVLAAEWDRKDAVTATERFYHEIWVYGLRSVYDPTAGLPLSAEVQARMHWTGYLRREASADGKPPEQPYVLITPGGGGDGKAMVNLVLTAYEKDPTLTPRAVLVYGPFLSGELRDEFETRVEALDGRVTAVGFESQIETLFKGAQGVICMGGYNTFCEVLSFDKPAVIVPRTTPRLEQWLRASRAEDLGLVRMLDETRDGLTPDAMIQAIRGLSTQPKPSQAISSGLLDGLDYVTHRVNALLTNKTEQAAQ
- a CDS encoding mechanosensitive ion channel family protein, translating into MLTIVLRILAMLALTIAVSTTAAQAQLSLYSGASGSSSSETAADSELANAIREATEAGASVIVIDSSGNLATTGQTSGSSGEPDKADPMGEASQLMQAQSQWAEFRKALESRLAALPYSIFEVQYILRQTSPDGQISTYLWVLAINIGLLLIGRWLSVEIYGKRVARKYVVSRIKENPVGYRDKMPFLVFRFVMGIGGTLFAMLFATIIGLLIFGESEDISIQFTVTAIFTAYFLSRTVSDLWRMVLSPFLSQYRIPPFSDRDAKRLYIWASVLATYDISTVLFATWVADFGLNYNVYAMVYGVLTAAGAAFNVLMILFNARAITEAIRAGRSKEQVSWILWAISIAWAPVLILYIAFSWFELALDLVLENPVPIPLIAGTYGIFMSVVVAYGAMNYLLERYFDRSRKVQEINAELAEAEASEEPQVAPPIELAHSISTYEDLARRVAGILAFVVGAYALLVIWNPDADWTQDLPMERFLDVMMILFIGYVVFHFFRIWIDSKIAEEGGDMEEGELGDEGGGSSASRLATLLPLFRGAILAVVVVSIVLIVLLEIGINVSPLFAGAGVVGLAVGFGSQTLVRDIFSGAFFLLDDAFRKGEYIDIGDVKGTVEKISVRSFQLRHHLGALNTIPFGEIKVLTNYSRDWVIMKLPLRVTYDTDVEKVRKLIKNLGKELLTDPVIGDNFIQPLKSQGVIEMQDSAMIIRVKFMTKPGDQWLVRKRVYQDIRELFAREGVKFAHREVTVRLADEKEAGDLTPKQREAVTGAVQAAIDEDYLDDIGPGGGDRD
- a CDS encoding ABC transporter permease — its product is MTKLPDGRYVDDAPYDPQVSIQQLERRDLDAPNWVLIWRKFKTHKLGLISGIFLLFCYLMLPFAGFIAPYGANERNSDHLYAPPQAVHWVHEGEFLGPFVYPITAEADLETFQWVFKPDTTTPVPLEFFCEGAEYSLAGFIPSDTHLFCAPDGATLFLWGSDRLGRDVFSRILYGAQLSLTVGLIGISVSFFLGILLGSIAGYFGGRIDWVINRVIEILRSLPELPLWLALSAAVPSNWGPVAVFFIISIILGILDWPGLARAVRAKFLSLREEEYVRAAEMMGASSGRVIRKHLLPNFMSHLIASATLSIPAMILGETALSFLGLGLRAPAVSWGVMLNDAQNLASIEIYPWTAIPMIPIIIVVLAFNFLGDGLRDSLDPYQQ
- a CDS encoding ABC transporter permease; protein product: MSILRYAIYRFGTMLLTLLVVSVLVFVIINLPPGDYLSNQIAELKASGQSAGVAKAEFLRKEYALDRALWEQYMIWMGFMPGPHGFSGLIQGNFGWSFEFDRPVREIVGDSLWLTVLVNMAAIVFVYALALPLGVIAAAKSRTWIDYTSAFVGYLGLATPNFLLALILYYYGRKYLNIPIGGLMDPSFEGQPLNWEKIKSIMVHLIVPTIVIGTAGASAMMQRLRANMLDELGKPYVETAIAKGMAPSRMLTKYPLRVAFNPFVADIGNLLPSMVSGSVLVSVVMGLQTIGPALLTALKTQDQFLSAFILMFVALLTLIGTMISDILLVMLDPRIRYEGRES